Genomic segment of Mercurialis annua linkage group LG6, ddMerAnnu1.2, whole genome shotgun sequence:
ctcgaccacgggtgGGTGAATGACTTTCTGTACAAGACTCCGTCGAGGAACGCGTAGTACGGAGCTTGTCGCAAGATTTTGTAGGCTTTATCTCTATTTTCTGGCAGAGTTCCATCCATCAGGTAGTGGGCTATACCTTGCATCCAATTTTCCAACGGCTGAGTTAGAAAAATGGTTTCATGGTTGTCGATACTGGAATGCTTTTGAACAGAGAAATGAGCCCCCGATATTTTTTCATtcactgttgctgctttggcTAATACATCGGCCTCTTGGTTTTCCAAGCGAGGAACTTGCTCTATCACCCATTTTcctccgagctcctgaatcttgttcaagaagaacttgactctgtccacgtatctcctcatttccgaatcccgagcttcaaaagtacccaAGATTTGGCAAACGACTAACTGAGAATCACTCCTTATCGTTACGTGCTCGGCCTTGACCACGTTTACCATTCTCAATCCGATCAACAGAGCCTCATACTCCGCGGCATTGTTGGATGCCGGGAAATCGAATTTTACCGAGCTTCGGAGTGTGACTCCgtgagggcctttcaagactacgCCCGCTCCAGATCCATCCAGATTTGATGCCCCGTCGACTTCTAATACCCACCGTAGAAGTTGTTCGTCAGGTTCCTCAGGTTGGTCGCTTGCTGTGGTCTCAGCTATAAAATCTGCCAatacttgtgctttcagagccgGTCTTGGTTCATACCGGATGTCATATCCTCCCAGCTGGACCGACCAGCTGACCAGCCGTCCCGACATCTCTGGCCTCTGCAGCGCCTTTCTCAAAGGTTGGTTCGTACGTACTACAATGATGTGAGCCTCGAAATATCTCCTTAGTTTTTCCGCCGCCACCttcaatgccaaagcaaatttctcaatttttgggtatctgacctccgggcctttcaagactCTACTGAGATAGTAAACTGGGGTTTGCAGACCCTTATCCTCCTTCACAAGGACTGCTGCTGCTGTCTCGTCATTCACCGAGAGATATAAGTATAAGATTTCTCCGGGCTCAGGTCTACCTAGCACCGGGGGTGTGCTGAGGTAAACCTTCAGCTCTTCAAAAGCTGCGTTACACTCctctgtccacttgaaattctttgtattcttcaggattttgaaaaatggcaaacatcgtttggccgagCAACTCATGAATCTGCCCAACGCCGTTACTCTCCCGTTCAACTTTTGTACCTCCTTCACCGAGCTGGGTGCTTTCATGCTCATCACTGCCTCGATTTTCTCCGGGTTGGCCTCAATGCCTTTCTCCGAGATGAGGTGCCCTAGAAATTTCCCCGAGCGGACTGCGAAAACACACTTTTCTGGATTCAGCTTGAGGTTAAAACCcttcagcttttcaaaagtttctgccaAATCCTGTGCGTGATCCTCGATCCCCTTCGATTTTACTactatgtcatccacataaacctcgacatttttgcccagttgatctttaaaaacatgattcatgagtctttgataggttgctccagcatttttcaaaccaaaaggcatcttcttgtagcaataggtccccagatccgttgtgaaagctgttttctcttcgtcatctttactcatcgggatctggtgatatccctgTGAAGCATCTAAGAAGGCATAGACCGCAAATCCGCACGTCGCGTCAaccagttggtcaatgtttggcagaggaaaactgtcctttgggcaggcattgtttagatcagtgaaatctatacaaagcctccatctaccGTTGGACTTTTTGATCAAGACTACATTAGCCAGCCATTCAGGGTAGTCTACTTTCCTGATGAACCCGGCTTTCAAGAGCTTCTCCACTTCGTCTCGGATAGCAatctgtttctctagagagaaagttcttttcttttgcttgacaggcttgcactttgcatccacgtttaacttgtgcgagatgatcttagggtctacccccccaatatcctctggcttgttggtaaactcttccacatactgttttatccgagctatgatagcttCCCGGTGCTCGTCTGGCCAGTCTACCCCCAGCTTTACATACATCTCGGATCCCTCTGTAAGTTCAATCGTTTCTAAGTTTTCTCGGGGTTTCTGAGCTTTTTTCTCTCTGATGAGCAGCTCGggtgtatcgatgttcatcgtttccaccgtgctgcccatagtggccatgtaacattgcctagacagggtttggtttcccctgatagttatgacctcgtttttcactgggattttcatcatcaagtaacgaatactagtcactgcacctgtgctatacaacataggtctaccaagaataccattataagcaagaggcatgtcaactatcatgaacagtgaacgtaccttccgtgttggttccgccaggatTCCCTCTGTTCCGTCCTCCTGAGGTATTTCGATGCCGAGCTCTAAGTCTAGCTCGACCATGCCCTCTGGGGTGACCGGAGCTCCCCCCAGCCCCAGGAGAGGAATGTTCACAGGCTTGAGGTCAGTCTTGGATCCTCCCATTGTCAAAAAGACTGATagagtcaacaagttaaccgagCTTCCATCGTCCACCAGCAATCGTTTTACCCATTTTGAACCAATGATGGCCGATACAATCAAAGCGTCTTCATGAGGAAAATCTACTCCTTTCGCATCCTCTGGcccgaaaacaatgttaggccatggcgacccggtagataccgacatgaccatcttttgctttttctttctgcgtTTGCGACCATACTCGGATTCTGAGGTTCCTCCTGAGATAGTGTTGATTACTCCcgtgacttgtgttttctttgatggggattgggcTTCCCTGCTCCCCCCGGGCTCcgacctgaccgagttgaccctcgtatttcctcggtcttggccctccttggccacaacaaaatgttgtaaTCGCCCCTGGCAGACTAATTTGTCTATCTCGCTTCGCAAACGTCCACATTCCTCCGTTTCGTGGCCATAACCATCATGAAAATCACAGAACTTGGATCGGTCTCCATCTTTCACTAGCCTTGGTGGATAACGAATCTCTTCgttgttgtgcttgatccagGATAGAATCTGCTCCCTTGGCGTGTTAAGTGGCACGTATTGTCTCGGTACTCCTGATCGATCCACAtatccttccgttcctcctCCAATACTGAAACTTGGCTTAGGACCAGGCCCCGTACTTGGCGGACTGGTCTGAGCATTGAATGGCTTGTTACTTCTGTACCCCGAAGTCTCGTTCAGaggtcggtaccgatcttggttacggttagatccctgagtattctgtgttttactgggaaccgggctagccgtcccataagacttcctctgcctttcctcgtcaagattgatataattccaagccctgtccatcaactcggtgtaagtgtcaaccgggttggtgatcaggctgtctcggaagacttgcatgctggtgttatctttcatagcatcgatggcggtatcatcattcaaatcttctatcatgatcgcctcggcattgaaccgaGCAATGTAAGCTTTTAAACTTTCTCCCGGTTTTTGAAAGCACTTCTtcaaatcactggatcttttctttcgttcgatgctcggggcaaaatgagttttgaaagccatagcaagctccctgaaactagtaatagagccctccttgaggttctggtaccactTTTGCGCCGCATCACTCAACGTTGAGGGGAACACTTTGCACACTGTGGCGTCCGAGACACTTTGAACTCCCATGGCAACctgaaagcaacttaaatgagtcatcgggtcggatttaccgttatatctgtcaatgggcggatatttaaacttatctggaaatgggtcatcccatatagcctttgacaaagggctagcaatgccacaggtAGTAAAAGGTCGAGACTCTGCCTTGTGCCCTTTGTGCCTATCCAGCTCGGCCTGGACCAGTCGAGTAACCTCGTCATGCAAAGTTTTCTGATGCTGAGATGCTGCACCCGAGCTGTGAACACTCTCTGCCCCgtttctcctgaccggtggGACTCCTGCCctcgcggtccgcagaggatctgcctccgggtctgggtctcccctccccaaaccagcgtcaccgcgctgtgtccccggtggtagattctcgtcttgcaccccctcccttcgaggaggaggaggatcattccgaccttcgtctctcggaaaagggcgatcatgccgaccttcgtctctcggcagagggcgatcatgccgaccttcgtctctcggcagagggcgatcatgccgaccttcgtctctcggcaaatTAGTGTCACGATGATCTTCGCCTCTGGGTGCTTGATGCTCTGTGGGACCTCTAGGTCTGGGTCGTGGGTGATCGCTCCGACCTTCCTCTCTCGGAGGACGACCATCCTGAAACTCAGCAGCTTGGGGTGGGGGGGCCACGGGGGTGGCCgagggattgtaacttgggtaatactgggacatgactgcaaagtgcatctgctgggcctggtgcagctggcgagccatgtattctaaatattcttgagcttgtaagaccgccggaggtatatcttgcccagaagttgttcctgttcccgtagccaccagtgtagcgtctaccgggaagttgagttgagtgggagacaaggtattgtggaggaaactctgaggcacggtggttcctggggttgataagtgggtgtgacttgcatctgaagcaaaagggttcgcccttggatagttttccaacccatataaaggcacaaatccagctccactgccggaggccctggatcctcccacctgagcattcgccggaggagttaagccagtgatcacagaggtccgaccactAGCAGAGACTCCACCAACCAAGTTAGTATCGGTAACCGTAGTTCCCAGAGGATCTACCCtgtccaaaacaggatcatcagccattgtttcttgtcaagatctgatcagcaacgtcaagagaaccagagtagaacaggggaatacaaaacggattcccacagacggcgccaagtgatgaatcaccaaacagGATCCGAGCTGtaacgacctgcacaccacaaacagacagaggtcagaaagaactccggtgggggtcaccggacgttcactccgacgctcaagtaagatttgaggtaaaggaagaagaagaagagaaaagagagtgcttagagtagagaaaaagaaattacctagggtttgtccttaaaccctctatttatagttagggtttaaggacaaacctgccttgctggcaggctgtgagcccagtggtcccagaaatcagttacGCTGACGTGGTggaatatccctgcgggaggcacgggttgttaggtgtgtcagagggaacattcctcacgtacctgtcagaaaatcttctgtggtcccaggatctggtacacgagtgagcgtTCTTTGGACAGGAGctcggagcccggataacttgggagtcaagttatcatggttcccGTATCTGGGAGTAGCTCATATTTCGGACTAGGTGGTCCAGTGTTTCGGGCTCAGGAGCTCGGAGTTCGGCTTAGGTCTAAGTCGAACATACTTCAGAGCTCGGGTAagattcttggtccgaccttatcagtcatgattgtctcggatgatgtttgaattcccatcgatccggtgaccccccaagtcatgcgttctatggtttcaagaaggtcggaaattgttaccaggtcggtgaaatgcttgacttagcgatgttcgttcctggcgaggttgcttcgcccctactagatgtgctacgttatcagtaATTATGTTTACTTGAgttgtgttttaatttttatgtaaaaatattaCGTTAATTAGAAAAGTCAATGACTTTTTTTTGCCATGAATTGGAGTTTAAtgattttatatagagagaaaaaAACCAAGGACTGTAATGgaaatttagccaaacatttaaacgcaAACAGTTATGCGTTATTTATAACTAATTTTCCCTCACAGTTTATATCCTATGGATCaagaaaacaaaatccaagAAATTCCTCCACTCCACTTTTTCAATTTATATCCTATAATTCAAGAATACTTACCCAAGAAATTCACTAAGAATTGCCAGTTAATAAAAGAAACAGATTTATATTGCAGAATTTGAATGAAGTCTTTGCATATTTCATGGAGCTAGTCTGATGAAGAAGACAACGACTACATCAATGAGGTTGAAGATAATGATTCGAGTATTTCACCTCCCTTTTTGTCCATTTAATTTGATAGAAGAAATCTTCCATGATCAACTttgtttctttcttctttttcaagAAATGATCCTCTGTCGATCCACAGGATGCTTTGGATGTTCCTCCAGCGGATGCGGAGGAAGACATTATTAAGACCATTAAATTGTATTGTAGTATAGGTGATGCAAGTTAGGGGCGGAACTAGGCCAGGGCGAGCCCGTGCGGTCGCCCAACCTTGCTGGAGAGCCAGCAAGGACCGATGGCCTCTACCAGTTCCGTCCCtctattttccaattttttttctaattttttcttatatttttgtCCAAATGAGTAGTTTAACCTCAACTTAAAACCATAAGCATTGACCTAGATAGTTTTCTTGAATTGGGTTCCGTATCTTCGTTcaaaataatttcttaaaattgaaaaaagttaattaatcaCGGCTTTCAggtttctttttattaaattaaatgaaaaaagagAGGAGATAGTGTACCTAAATCATCATCATTAACCTCCTCCACATAGTCACTAACTTATTGATCAAAGGTTTCATCAGAACTAGAGAAGTAAATAACATCctcattcaaattttataatctaaatgcatttcttttatttatcgGTAACATCTTAccttttgttttctttgatAGAAAACAAACTGAAATCAGAGTGACTTAATTCATGCATCAGTTAAAAATAATGGATACTGTGAAGGCGGATTTTATGGAAatgtaatattttgaaaaagttgtaaagtattaatataggcaaaaggtacaaaaaatcctcgtagtttttacaaaagtacagatcaacctttttacttttttgggtataattaagccctctttgtttttttaaatagaacaaataacccctttcgtcCAACACTATTAAAAACACTCGTTAATGACAAACATGTCTCTCAtaaatcatataggaaaaaagttcaaaaataattttaatgttaaaaatatttaccgaaaatttgagggggtaagtgtaccaaaagtaaactaaaagagtttatttgttcgattttaaaacaacgagggtttaattgttcaatttttaaaatacgagGATTTAATTGTGtctaaaaagtaaaaagaaaGTCGaggttttttttgtaccttctgccatCAATATAGATTTAATAGTGTCAAACTTTGATGGATATTTAAATTGTGTATTATAGGTGCTGCAAGCTACGAAGCCTGAAAGTGAGGAGGATATAACAAAGACAATAAGACACGGGTGCAGATCGATCATAGTGAAGAGTACAATAAAGACAATAACTTTGGTTGAGGTAGAGAAAACTGTTTTATTAGgtttttaaattgatataaaaaaagtggactactatttaccgccccaaattactacccaccgcccaactttttaccaaaatacccctaagccattttcagttttttttttaaaatactcaattctctcaattcaattaaaaacccaacgaatatccgagtgaatttacaataaaaatgtcaaaatcgaCTAAAAGTAAAAGACGGAACTTCCGGTAAATAatggtttttatttatttaatttttaaaatttttaaatttttttttattttttttaaaggccatcgcctggcgatggcgatggacctgtgcaccatcgcctggcgatggcgatggtgcaCTGGGACAATCGTCCCTCGGGGACGATTGTCCCAGTGGACCATCGTCCTCGGGGACGATTGTCCCAGTGGACCATCGTCCTCGGGGGACGATTGTCCCAGTGGACAATCGTCCCAGGAAGACGATGGTCCCAGTGGACCATCGCCAGAAGATGACGATGGTCCACTGGGACCATCGTCCCTCATGGACAATGGTCCACTGGAACAATCGTCCCTCGGGGACGATTGTCCCTGTGCACCATCGCCATCTCCAGGCGATGGTGCACAGGGCCATCGCCATCGCCGGACGATGgcccttaaaaaaataaattttttttttattaaaacagttaaaaacgaaaaaaattaattaccgaAGGTTTCGGTCTTTTATTTTTCGTTGGTTGCGACATAAATCGGCTCCGGTTATCGTCGGGATTTTAGGTTgagtttgagagatttttgagttgagaggatttttgtttttttgtttttgaattgaaattatgttaggggcatttcagtcaaaacttgggcggtgggtagtaatttggggcggcgaatagtaaaccCCTAAAAAATTGCCTGGTTAATTCTTTTCATGTTTGTATAAAGTTTCGTATTAGAATTTGCTAAAACTTTTCAGGattgttaaaattaaactaaatgcACAAAGTATACatcaaaaatatatgaaaaaatgtatcaaaactaatttaaatatcGAGAAATGTGTTTAGCTTAATGCCATATAATAATGAGGAAACTTCAACTGGGCTCTAAGTCAAATCATTTAAATAGCTCATAAGCATAGGTAGAATCAAATATATAATCATCTTCAACTTCTCTATCTTGCTTGGCCTTGTCTTTTTCTATAACTTCACCTGCATATTCACAGCTCGTGAAATTCAATATGCTATCTCCGTCTATACATAAAATTCAATCAAGcaacaaaacataaattaaattttttatcactATACATCATTAGATGCACGTAAATTGGCCTAATTAATCCAACATACTATTCCTAGATCATCATCAagcattaaaattgaaaaaaaaaacccagCTTAAAAGCAGTAAACCACATAAATTAACAACACCAATTTCAACAACACTAACTTATCAAATCAAATCAGATCATACCTATAAGATATATATTCTCAACCATAACTTGGATAATTTAAGTGGGAAATTCTGACCTAAACTTGgtctataaatttttcatgcACCTAtcaatgaggtgttagaaaatttaacacaattttctctcttttttcattattttatctttcttgtcatttttctaacacctcatttgataagtttatgaatttttttatgggCTGGTCTAAATAAAGATTTgagaaaattaagataaatattctatttttaaaaataatatgatttcctagcttaataaagaaaagataaaaaaaatacctcactattttaattgtttttatttttttactctaacacctatTTATATATAACTAGGTCGATGCCTGCGCGTTGCGCGGGTTTGAtaataaaatctaaaacaaatatattttcttataatatcttatttgatacatgaacaataaaatagttaaataatttttttcattatataaTCATAT
This window contains:
- the LOC126687483 gene encoding uncharacterized protein LOC126687483 gives rise to the protein MADDPVLDRVDPLGTTVTDTNLVGGVSASGRTSTSPPSTGPGPKPSFSIGGGTEGYVDRSGVPRQYVPLNTPREQILSWIKHNNEEIRYPPRLVKDGDRSKFCDFHDGYGHETEECGQDAKGVDFPHEDALIVSAIIGSKWVKRLLVDDGSSVNLLTLSVFLTMGGSKTDLKPVNIPLLGLGGAPVTPEGMVELDLELGIEIPQEDGTEGILAEPTRKIAIRDEVEKLLKAGFIRKVDYPEWLANVYVDDIVVKSKGIEDHAQDLAETFEKLKGFNLKLNPEKCVFAVRSGKFLGHLISEKGIEANPEKIEAVMSMKAPSSVKEWTEECNAAFEELKVYLSTPPVLGRPEPGEILYLYLSVNDETAAAVLVKEDKGLQTPVYYLSRVLKGPEVAAEKLRRYFEAHIIVVRTNQPLRKALQRPEMSGRLVSWSVQLGGYDIRYEPRPALKAQVLADFIAETTASDQPEEPDEQLLRWVLEVDGASNLDGSGAGVVLKGPHGVTLRSSVKFDFPASNNAAEYEALLIGLRMELGGKWVIEQVPRLENQEADVLAKAATVNEKISGAHFSVQKHSSIDNHETIFLTQPLENWMQGIAHYLMDGTLPENRDKAYKILRQAPYYAFLDGVLYRKSFTHPWSRCLTAEEGEYVLREIHEGICGAHIAPRMLAKKAVLQGYYWPLMVRQAEEIVKKCENCQRHQNIRHAPTTEQCPITSPWPFATALVTDNGKQFNCRAFKEFCNDLHIDLRFTSVVHPQSNGMTEVTNRTILKGLKARLGEFDRQWLEELPKAMIPVEIGMPTLRVQFFDEAKNEEEQKLCLDLLEERREQAALRIEAYKQRMAKYHNTKS